One window of the Pseudomonadota bacterium genome contains the following:
- a CDS encoding ABC transporter substrate-binding protein, with amino-acid sequence MRRRRCWLRFPAVAVASIAAALAAATDAKAQRQGGDLVYLQQSTPPTLDAMTSTQQATRNIAMNVFEMLVARDEGANPVPDLATSFSESGDGLVYEFRLRSGVKFHNGKTMTAADAKGTFERYGRVGFDRQDFSTIAEVTATDPQTLRVTLRRRVPSFIEQISSPRAPMVVIPAEQAGSDTGKLEIIGTGPFQLVEWLPDSHVKLKRFDGYVPNPAYQGIDGLAGKKVAYVDSVTFRTMPEANARVAALETKAAHFSEQIPNQAAKRLKDSRDVKIMPMVPWSMAIMILNAGHGATANLAVRRAVQIAIDADEVMDISTDGVYRLDHGFNYPESQYWNGDIGKDRYNRADRAKAKALLAEAGYKGEEIVILSNSQEAQINPQAVIVSQQLKAAGINARVEVSDTPTYIARAEQSEGWGIYVGEFGLAPWLGPYGLPNFWTGAKNWQKKSDPELDAIFTDLKSKSSLKERQEAGNRFYARVYDQVYAVKLGDNGMLQAARSELAGFKPYRVPRAWGVSLQ; translated from the coding sequence GTGCGCCGACGTCGTTGTTGGTTGCGGTTTCCGGCCGTCGCTGTCGCCTCGATCGCCGCCGCCCTGGCCGCGGCCACGGATGCTAAAGCGCAGCGGCAGGGTGGCGATCTCGTCTACCTGCAGCAATCGACCCCGCCGACGCTGGATGCGATGACCTCGACCCAGCAGGCCACGCGCAACATCGCGATGAACGTCTTCGAGATGCTGGTGGCCCGCGACGAGGGTGCCAATCCCGTACCGGATCTCGCGACGAGCTTCAGCGAAAGCGGCGACGGCCTGGTTTACGAGTTTCGCCTGCGCTCAGGCGTCAAGTTCCACAACGGCAAGACGATGACAGCCGCGGATGCGAAGGGCACCTTCGAGCGCTATGGCCGCGTCGGCTTCGACCGCCAGGATTTCTCCACGATCGCGGAGGTCACGGCGACGGACCCGCAAACCCTTCGCGTGACGCTCAGACGCCGCGTGCCGAGCTTCATCGAGCAGATCAGCTCGCCCAGGGCACCGATGGTGGTCATTCCGGCCGAGCAGGCAGGCAGCGACACGGGCAAGCTCGAGATCATCGGCACCGGGCCGTTCCAGCTCGTCGAGTGGTTGCCGGATTCCCACGTCAAGCTCAAGCGTTTCGATGGCTACGTGCCGAATCCCGCCTATCAAGGCATCGACGGACTCGCGGGAAAGAAAGTCGCCTATGTCGACAGCGTGACATTCCGCACCATGCCGGAAGCGAATGCCAGGGTGGCCGCGCTGGAGACCAAGGCGGCGCATTTCTCCGAGCAGATTCCGAACCAGGCGGCCAAGCGGCTCAAGGACAGCCGGGACGTCAAGATCATGCCGATGGTTCCCTGGAGCATGGCCATCATGATCCTCAATGCCGGCCATGGTGCGACCGCAAACCTCGCCGTGCGCCGCGCCGTCCAGATCGCCATCGACGCCGATGAGGTGATGGATATCAGCACCGACGGCGTCTATCGCCTGGACCACGGCTTCAACTATCCCGAAAGCCAGTATTGGAACGGCGACATCGGCAAGGATCGCTACAACCGAGCCGACCGGGCCAAGGCGAAGGCGCTCTTGGCCGAGGCCGGCTATAAGGGCGAGGAGATCGTCATCCTGTCGAATTCGCAGGAAGCCCAAATCAATCCTCAGGCCGTCATCGTCTCCCAGCAGCTCAAGGCCGCCGGCATCAATGCGCGCGTCGAGGTCTCCGACACGCCGACCTACATCGCGCGCGCCGAGCAAAGCGAAGGCTGGGGCATCTATGTCGGCGAGTTCGGCCTCGCCCCTTGGCTCGGACCCTATGGTCTGCCCAACTTCTGGACCGGCGCGAAGAACTGGCAGAAGAAGAGCGATCCCGAGCTGGATGCGATTTTTACCGACCTCAAGTCGAAGTCGTCGCTTAAGGAGCGCCAGGAGGCCGGCAACCGGTTCTATGCGCGCGTGTATGACCAGGTGTATGCGGTGAAGCTCGGAGACAATGGGATGCTGCAGGCGGCGCGAAGCGAGCTTGCGGGCTTCAAGCCCTACCGTGTGCCGCGCGCCTGGGGCGTGTCGTTGCAGTAG
- a CDS encoding DUF1330 domain-containing protein, producing MPAYFVYVCQEVVDRKELETYWSKVGPTLEGYQPKKLAAYTPFEQLEGDKVEGVAVVEFPSVEVAKAWYDSPAYRAIRHHREIGARYIGLLVEGGALPPELRMPHTKI from the coding sequence ATGCCCGCTTATTTCGTCTACGTGTGTCAGGAAGTTGTCGACCGGAAGGAGCTCGAAACCTACTGGTCGAAAGTCGGTCCGACGTTGGAAGGCTATCAACCCAAGAAGCTCGCTGCCTATACGCCTTTCGAGCAGCTCGAAGGCGACAAAGTGGAAGGCGTCGCCGTTGTCGAGTTTCCATCGGTTGAGGTCGCCAAAGCGTGGTACGACAGCCCGGCCTACCGCGCGATCCGGCATCATCGCGAAATCGGCGCGCGGTACATCGGGTTGCTGGTCGAAGGTGGCGCGCTGCCGCCGGAGCTGCGCATGCCGCACACTAAGATCTAA
- a CDS encoding nuclear transport factor 2 family protein gives MTLSKLSQPVSAFIAATNNFDIEALMATFADDALVNDHRDEFDSRDAIRNWAQREIVDDRVTMQVTGSTCRGDTAAITANIDGNFDKTGLPHPLVLTFYFSVSGERIVQLIIVHNKPAT, from the coding sequence GTGACCCTGTCCAAGCTTTCCCAGCCCGTGTCGGCCTTTATCGCTGCAACCAACAATTTCGATATCGAAGCGCTCATGGCGACCTTCGCCGACGACGCGCTCGTCAACGATCATCGCGACGAATTCGACAGCCGGGACGCGATTCGCAATTGGGCCCAGCGCGAGATCGTTGACGACCGTGTGACCATGCAAGTCACCGGCTCGACCTGTCGCGGCGATACCGCGGCGATCACCGCCAACATCGACGGCAATTTCGACAAGACCGGTCTGCCCCACCCGCTTGTGCTGACGTTCTACTTCTCGGTCAGCGGCGAGCGAATCGTCCAGCTCATCATTGTTCACAACAAACCGGCGACCTAG
- a CDS encoding SDR family oxidoreductase, which yields MPSLAGRTALVIGAATGIGRAVSEIFAAEGAAVVVADHGHEDERARLVARLRERGADAIDIECDVREEALVAAAIHATLERFGKLDILVNNAGVGSAAQPFYEQDWGGWDRIFDINLKGVAYGMKHGLPPMLQRGYGRIVNTASQLAHKPAPFCGAYCASKAAVVALTVSVAMEVAEKGIAVNCVCPGPTDTAMWRASDPAWNAWKEAQLPIKRVGRPEEVAAAYAFLASEQASYMIGQSVSPNGGDVMW from the coding sequence ATGCCATCCCTTGCCGGGAGAACCGCACTCGTCATCGGCGCCGCCACCGGAATTGGTCGCGCTGTATCGGAGATCTTCGCTGCCGAGGGTGCCGCGGTCGTGGTGGCGGATCATGGGCATGAGGATGAGCGGGCCCGGCTGGTTGCACGCTTGCGAGAGCGCGGGGCCGATGCAATCGACATAGAATGCGATGTGCGCGAAGAAGCCCTGGTGGCGGCGGCGATCCATGCAACGCTCGAACGCTTCGGCAAGCTCGATATCCTCGTCAACAATGCCGGCGTCGGCAGCGCCGCGCAGCCGTTCTACGAGCAGGACTGGGGTGGCTGGGATCGAATCTTCGACATCAACCTCAAAGGTGTGGCCTACGGAATGAAGCATGGCCTGCCGCCGATGCTCCAACGAGGCTACGGCCGGATCGTCAACACCGCCTCCCAGCTCGCCCACAAGCCCGCGCCGTTCTGCGGCGCGTATTGCGCCTCGAAAGCCGCGGTCGTGGCGCTCACCGTCTCGGTCGCCATGGAGGTCGCCGAGAAGGGCATTGCCGTCAACTGTGTGTGCCCCGGCCCCACCGACACGGCGATGTGGCGCGCGAGCGATCCAGCGTGGAATGCGTGGAAAGAGGCGCAGCTCCCGATCAAGCGTGTCGGCAGGCCCGAGGAAGTTGCTGCCGCCTACGCCTTCCTCGCATCCGAGCAGGCCTCCTACATGATCGGCCAGAGCGTCTCGCCCAATGGCGGCGATGTGATGTGGTGA
- a CDS encoding alpha/beta fold hydrolase, protein MKIRDLLFLAATSVALALAAFAAAAQGYPQPKEGDWVARNFKFHTGETLAELRLHYTTLGDPSSQPVLILHGTTGSAASMLTPAFAGELFGPGQPLDASKYFIILPDAVGHGKSSKPSDGMRAKFPQYNYDDMVAAQHMLVTEGLGVRHVRLVLGNSMGGMHTWIWGVAYPDFMDALVPMAAQPTAMSSRNWMMRRLIIDAIRTDPEWNNGNYAAQPRGLRAANVFYGIASSGGTLAYQKLAPTRELADKLLDDRLAPPFTADANDTLYQWDSSRDYNAAPGLERIQAALLAINSADDERNPPETGIMERELKRVKSGKLYLIQASEETRGHGTTGMAKFWKQQVQDLLQTVPRRAM, encoded by the coding sequence ATGAAAATCCGTGACTTGCTTTTCCTCGCGGCCACGAGTGTGGCGCTGGCCCTCGCCGCGTTTGCGGCTGCGGCGCAAGGCTATCCCCAGCCGAAGGAAGGCGATTGGGTCGCGCGGAACTTCAAGTTTCACACCGGCGAGACCTTGGCCGAGTTGCGCCTGCACTACACCACGCTCGGCGATCCCTCGAGCCAACCCGTGCTGATCCTGCACGGCACGACGGGTTCGGCCGCCAGCATGCTGACGCCCGCCTTCGCGGGCGAGCTGTTCGGCCCCGGCCAGCCGCTGGATGCGAGCAAGTACTTCATCATCCTGCCGGACGCCGTCGGCCACGGAAAGTCATCCAAGCCTTCCGACGGCATGCGCGCCAAGTTCCCGCAATACAATTACGACGACATGGTCGCGGCCCAGCACATGCTGGTAACCGAGGGCCTCGGCGTCCGCCACGTGCGTCTGGTGCTGGGCAACTCGATGGGCGGCATGCACACCTGGATCTGGGGTGTCGCCTATCCGGATTTCATGGACGCCTTGGTGCCCATGGCCGCGCAACCCACCGCCATGTCCAGCCGCAACTGGATGATGCGGCGCCTGATCATCGATGCGATCCGCACCGATCCGGAGTGGAACAACGGCAACTATGCCGCACAGCCCCGGGGGTTGCGGGCGGCCAACGTGTTCTACGGCATCGCCAGCAGCGGCGGCACGCTGGCCTACCAGAAGCTGGCTCCGACGCGCGAGCTGGCGGACAAGCTGCTCGACGACCGCCTGGCGCCGCCGTTCACCGCCGATGCCAACGACACCCTCTATCAGTGGGATTCCTCGCGCGACTACAACGCCGCCCCTGGCCTCGAGCGCATCCAGGCGGCGCTGCTGGCGATCAATTCGGCGGACGACGAGCGCAATCCGCCGGAAACCGGCATCATGGAGCGCGAGCTCAAGCGGGTGAAGAGCGGCAAGCTGTACCTGATCCAAGCCAGCGAGGAGACCCGCGGCCACGGCACCACCGGCATGGCGAAGTTCTGGAAGCAGCAGGTGCAGGACCTTCTGCAGACGGTCCCTCGGCGCGCGATGTAG
- the ggt gene encoding gamma-glutamyltransferase has protein sequence MRSSPRSYRPLIMGRRGAVATNHPLATQAGFDVLRDGGNAIDAAVAISFALGVVEPMSSGIGGDGFYHVALAGSSQSIVYNGTGAAPEGATVERYRKEGGIPEHGPLSTSIPCTVAGVGMMHRAHGKRPWSKLLDAAIEHARNGFAVTHAYASSAGDNRKILSDDPRSRKVFLDAKSGDAPAPGAVVVQPDLARSLEEIAADGAETMYRGRLAKRLAAACQARGVLLSERDLASCQAERQAPVAIAYRGYEVRQTPPNSTGFVLLQELKIAERFDLKSLRPGSAELVHIMVEARKRAFLDRERYGTDPRHGDVPLDRLLSDAYADECAAAIDRNRAEPTLRFAAAGGDTTYYCVVDGEGNAVSAIQSINSAFGSGVTAGDTGILLNNRMAYWHLEEGHANRLQPGKRVRHTMNAPLVVKDGKTWCVFGTPGADNQVQVNFQVLIAMIEHGYDPQQALEMPRWTSMQPGQAANYPHTGEDALVMEGRFAKETIEALKTKGHPVRVVGDLDGPCSVEAICVLENGVRMAGSDPRRDGWALAY, from the coding sequence ATGCGATCCTCTCCCCGATCCTATCGTCCGCTCATCATGGGACGTCGCGGTGCGGTTGCGACCAACCATCCGCTCGCCACCCAGGCTGGTTTCGACGTGCTGCGCGACGGTGGCAATGCGATCGATGCCGCGGTGGCGATCTCGTTCGCCCTGGGGGTGGTCGAGCCAATGAGCTCCGGCATCGGCGGCGATGGCTTCTACCATGTCGCCCTCGCCGGTTCTTCCCAGAGCATCGTCTACAACGGCACCGGTGCTGCGCCGGAGGGAGCGACCGTCGAGCGCTACCGCAAGGAGGGCGGCATCCCCGAGCATGGGCCGCTCAGCACCTCCATCCCTTGCACGGTCGCTGGCGTGGGCATGATGCACCGGGCGCATGGCAAGCGTCCGTGGTCGAAGCTGCTCGATGCGGCGATCGAGCATGCCCGCAACGGCTTCGCCGTGACCCATGCCTACGCGAGCTCCGCCGGCGATAACCGCAAGATCCTCTCCGACGATCCCAGAAGCCGGAAGGTTTTCCTTGACGCAAAGTCCGGCGATGCGCCGGCGCCGGGCGCCGTTGTCGTGCAGCCGGATTTGGCCCGCAGCCTGGAAGAGATCGCCGCCGACGGCGCCGAGACGATGTATCGCGGCCGGCTCGCCAAGCGTCTGGCCGCCGCTTGCCAGGCCCGAGGCGTGCTCTTGTCGGAGCGCGACCTCGCCTCCTGCCAGGCCGAGAGGCAAGCGCCGGTCGCCATCGCCTATCGCGGCTACGAGGTCAGGCAGACCCCGCCCAATTCGACCGGCTTTGTGCTGCTGCAGGAGCTGAAGATCGCCGAGCGCTTCGATCTGAAGAGCTTGCGGCCGGGTTCAGCCGAGCTCGTCCACATCATGGTGGAAGCGCGAAAACGCGCGTTCCTCGATCGCGAGCGCTACGGCACCGATCCGCGCCACGGAGATGTGCCGCTCGACCGGCTGCTGTCGGATGCCTATGCCGATGAATGCGCCGCGGCGATCGACAGGAACCGCGCCGAGCCGACGCTCCGCTTCGCTGCCGCCGGCGGCGATACCACCTACTATTGTGTCGTCGATGGCGAGGGCAACGCCGTCTCGGCGATTCAGAGCATCAATTCCGCCTTCGGCTCCGGGGTCACCGCGGGCGACACCGGCATCCTCTTGAACAACCGCATGGCCTATTGGCATCTGGAGGAAGGCCACGCCAACCGGCTGCAGCCGGGCAAGCGTGTGCGCCACACCATGAACGCGCCTTTGGTGGTCAAGGACGGCAAGACTTGGTGCGTCTTCGGCACACCTGGGGCCGACAATCAGGTGCAGGTGAATTTTCAGGTGCTGATCGCCATGATCGAGCATGGCTACGATCCCCAGCAGGCCCTCGAGATGCCGCGCTGGACCTCGATGCAGCCGGGACAGGCCGCCAATTATCCGCACACCGGCGAGGATGCGTTGGTGATGGAAGGCCGCTTCGCCAAGGAGACGATCGAGGCGCTCAAGACGAAAGGCCATCCCGTGCGCGTGGTGGGCGATCTGGACGGCCCCTGCAGCGTCGAGGCGATCTGCGTGCTGGAGAACGGCGTGCGCATGGCCGGATCCGATCCGCGCCGCGACGGCTGGGCGCTCGCCTATTAG
- the clpS gene encoding ATP-dependent Clp protease adapter ClpS, which translates to MSDIVSAPRTKVRPKTERPRLHKVILVNDDYTPREFVVTVLKAEFRMNEDQAYRVMITAHKRGTCVVAVYTREVAETKATRATEAGRSKGYPLLFTTEPEE; encoded by the coding sequence ATGAGCGACATCGTTTCCGCGCCACGCACCAAGGTTCGGCCGAAAACGGAACGGCCGCGCCTGCACAAGGTCATTCTGGTCAATGACGATTATACGCCCCGGGAGTTCGTCGTCACGGTCCTGAAGGCGGAATTCCGAATGAATGAGGATCAAGCCTATCGCGTGATGATAACGGCGCACAAGCGCGGCACCTGTGTTGTTGCCGTCTACACGAGGGAGGTTGCCGAGACCAAGGCGACGAGAGCAACGGAGGCGGGTCGGAGCAAGGGCTATCCGCTCCTGTTTACGACCGAGCCGGAGGAATAG
- a CDS encoding sulfatase-like hydrolase/transferase — translation MTKPNIILIMADQQRADSLACYGNMFTVTPHLDRLARGGVRFTRAFTNWPVCTPARGTMWTGVYPHAHGLIENVYGIPDAFQSVAKVRTTLFHHLKRLGYVTAHFGKWHLGEAKPDYFDVWEASFNSRVHHWVGGLDSGKYRPELQTDRAIEFLRGRKPGDAPFLIVQGFYPPHDPYTAPQRFYAPYRGRGIHCAGYYAAVTALDHEVGRLLAALEDTQQADDTAILYFADHGDTFFYREDGEHKFVCFEEAILIPFLMTWPKHLPEGRVVSQPITLADLLPTVVQLAGGTVPESAHGRSALGLARGEAVAWPDHVYIQNTTHKRRLQQRCYRTERWKLIASLNGPHSLYDLARDPEEELDLFELPREDEYSRFKNEPSHAVVARDYAHKLQEAAAAIDDRQGIAIGDQVIASLARP, via the coding sequence GTGACCAAGCCGAACATCATCCTCATCATGGCCGACCAGCAGCGCGCCGACTCGCTCGCCTGCTACGGGAATATGTTCACGGTAACCCCGCATCTCGACCGGTTGGCACGAGGAGGCGTGCGCTTCACGCGCGCCTTCACCAACTGGCCGGTGTGCACGCCCGCTCGCGGCACCATGTGGACCGGCGTCTATCCGCATGCCCACGGACTCATCGAAAATGTCTACGGCATCCCCGATGCCTTCCAGTCCGTGGCCAAGGTCCGCACTACGCTCTTTCATCATTTGAAGCGCTTGGGCTATGTGACGGCGCATTTCGGCAAGTGGCATTTGGGCGAGGCCAAACCCGACTATTTCGATGTCTGGGAAGCCTCGTTCAACTCGCGGGTGCATCATTGGGTGGGTGGGCTCGACAGCGGCAAGTACCGGCCGGAGCTGCAGACCGATCGCGCCATCGAGTTCTTGCGTGGGCGCAAGCCCGGGGATGCGCCATTCCTCATCGTCCAGGGCTTCTACCCGCCGCACGATCCCTATACCGCGCCGCAACGTTTCTACGCACCCTATCGCGGCCGCGGCATCCACTGCGCCGGCTACTACGCCGCGGTCACCGCGCTCGACCATGAAGTCGGACGCTTGCTGGCGGCACTCGAGGACACCCAGCAAGCCGATGACACCGCGATCCTCTATTTTGCCGACCACGGCGACACCTTCTTCTATCGCGAAGACGGCGAGCACAAGTTCGTGTGCTTCGAGGAAGCGATCCTCATCCCGTTCCTCATGACCTGGCCGAAGCACTTGCCGGAGGGCCGCGTCGTCAGCCAGCCAATCACGCTTGCCGACCTCCTGCCGACCGTCGTTCAGCTTGCAGGCGGCACGGTGCCGGAATCGGCGCATGGCCGTAGCGCCTTGGGGCTGGCCCGAGGCGAGGCCGTCGCTTGGCCGGATCATGTTTATATTCAGAACACCACGCACAAGCGCCGGCTCCAGCAGCGTTGCTACCGCACCGAACGCTGGAAGCTCATCGCCAGCCTCAACGGGCCGCATAGCCTCTACGATCTAGCGCGCGATCCGGAGGAGGAATTGGACCTGTTCGAATTGCCGCGCGAGGATGAATACAGCCGGTTCAAGAACGAGCCCAGTCACGCGGTCGTCGCCCGGGACTATGCTCACAAATTGCAGGAGGCAGCCGCCGCCATCGACGATCGCCAAGGCATCGCCATTGGCGATCAAGTCATCGCGTCGCTCGCCCGGCCATAA
- a CDS encoding LysR family transcriptional regulator, whose translation MDQIAAIRMFVRVVESGSFSAVAREAGVGQPAVSKQITALEAHLGAQLLRRTSRSLSLTEAGQDFYESAVRLIDDLEAAESRVGRGQTSPSGLIRVTVAPVFGRLYLVPRLQEFFAHYPDLIVELVVADRIVNLVEEGIDLAIHNGELKDSTLIVKKIATTPIITVASPSYLKKHGEPASPSELDEHRCVVFAPQGVPRAWGFKGKFGDIDYPPKGNFRTNDADQIRVAVLSDLGLAHTPGWLFAPEIASGAVRLVLRDYEPAPLSISAVHSAGRRLATKVRVFIDFLAEIFA comes from the coding sequence ATGGACCAGATCGCCGCGATCCGAATGTTTGTAAGGGTGGTCGAAAGCGGCAGCTTTTCTGCCGTCGCGCGTGAGGCCGGCGTTGGCCAGCCCGCCGTCAGCAAGCAGATCACGGCGCTCGAAGCGCATCTCGGCGCCCAGCTTCTGAGGCGAACCTCCCGCAGCCTCAGCCTTACGGAAGCGGGGCAGGACTTCTATGAATCGGCGGTGCGATTGATCGACGATCTGGAAGCCGCCGAGTCCCGGGTGGGGCGTGGCCAGACGTCGCCATCGGGATTGATCCGCGTGACCGTGGCACCCGTGTTCGGTCGGCTTTATCTGGTGCCACGGCTCCAGGAATTCTTCGCGCACTACCCGGATCTCATCGTCGAACTCGTGGTGGCTGATCGCATCGTCAATCTCGTCGAGGAGGGCATTGATCTCGCCATCCATAATGGTGAGTTGAAGGATTCGACCCTGATCGTCAAAAAGATCGCGACCACGCCGATCATCACGGTCGCCAGCCCCTCCTATCTGAAGAAGCATGGCGAGCCGGCGAGCCCGAGCGAACTGGACGAACATCGCTGTGTGGTCTTCGCGCCGCAAGGCGTGCCCAGAGCGTGGGGGTTCAAAGGCAAGTTCGGAGACATCGACTATCCGCCGAAAGGCAATTTCCGGACCAACGACGCGGATCAGATCCGCGTGGCCGTCCTCTCCGATCTTGGATTGGCGCACACGCCCGGCTGGCTTTTCGCGCCGGAGATCGCGTCCGGTGCCGTGCGTCTCGTGCTGCGTGACTACGAGCCGGCGCCGCTCTCGATCAGCGCGGTCCATTCTGCAGGGCGGCGGCTGGCGACCAAGGTTCGGGTCTTCATTGATTTTCTAGCCGAAATTTTTGCCTAA